A stretch of the Deltaproteobacteria bacterium genome encodes the following:
- a CDS encoding DHA2 family efflux MFS transporter permease subunit, whose translation MTSQRTPPRINKWLIAAIIMLPTFLHVMDISVVNVSLPHIQGSLNAGVDEVTWVITSYLVTNAIIIPIAPWLARLFGRKRYLLASVALFTLSSLACGASTSLTMLICFRVLQGLAGGGLAPLGQAILLETFPQKEHGMANAIFGMGVTVAPVLGPVFGGWLTDQWSWPWVFYINLPAGVMAFFLLKAFIADPPYLRSTRMHIDTWGILFLSVGLGCLQVVLDKGEREDWFSSRFIITLGVIAVVSLLIFFWVERKTPYPVVDLKPFRNRGFAAANVINFFGYFTLLGSIVLLPLYLQKLMGYTALWAGLVLGPGGFTSLIIMPIAGFLMIRGMNPKWLLGIGLALQAVSLWMMAAFNLEVDFMYVAWPRIVLGLALGLFFAPVATAAFANIPKEEIGNASGIFNLLRNLGGSVGIAFCTTIHSQRAQLHQTFLTENITPSNPAYQHYYQEILQWLQIHKPALANSEGVLSIIYQEVLRQANMLAFNDTFWLLGWLTACLVPTVLLLQAPKEKHPNHPGDQG comes from the coding sequence ATGACCTCGCAAAGAACGCCCCCCCGCATCAACAAGTGGCTGATTGCCGCAATCATCATGCTGCCGACTTTTCTCCATGTGATGGACATCAGCGTCGTCAATGTTTCCCTACCGCACATCCAGGGCAGCCTGAATGCCGGCGTGGACGAAGTAACCTGGGTAATCACCTCCTATCTCGTTACCAATGCGATCATCATTCCCATCGCTCCCTGGCTGGCCCGGCTCTTCGGAAGAAAACGATATCTGCTGGCATCGGTCGCCCTGTTCACGCTCAGCTCGCTTGCCTGCGGCGCTTCCACCTCTTTGACCATGCTGATATGCTTCCGGGTGCTCCAGGGTCTTGCCGGTGGAGGACTTGCTCCGCTGGGACAGGCTATTCTTCTTGAAACCTTTCCTCAGAAGGAACACGGAATGGCCAACGCCATCTTCGGCATGGGCGTGACCGTCGCGCCGGTTCTGGGTCCTGTCTTCGGAGGTTGGCTGACCGATCAGTGGAGCTGGCCATGGGTGTTTTATATCAATCTTCCCGCGGGCGTGATGGCGTTCTTTCTGCTCAAGGCCTTTATAGCCGATCCTCCCTACCTGCGAAGCACCCGCATGCATATCGATACCTGGGGGATCCTCTTTCTCAGCGTCGGACTGGGTTGTCTGCAGGTGGTTTTGGACAAAGGGGAAAGGGAAGACTGGTTTTCCTCCCGATTCATTATCACTTTAGGTGTTATCGCCGTCGTCAGTCTCCTTATCTTTTTCTGGGTGGAACGCAAAACGCCTTATCCGGTGGTCGATCTCAAGCCCTTCCGGAATCGAGGCTTTGCAGCCGCCAATGTGATTAACTTTTTTGGTTATTTCACCTTGCTCGGCAGCATTGTGCTCCTGCCCCTGTATCTCCAGAAACTCATGGGTTATACAGCGCTTTGGGCCGGACTTGTCCTGGGACCCGGGGGATTCACCAGTCTTATCATTATGCCTATAGCCGGCTTTTTAATGATCAGGGGAATGAACCCCAAATGGCTTTTGGGTATCGGGTTGGCCCTGCAAGCTGTTTCTCTTTGGATGATGGCGGCTTTCAACCTGGAAGTCGACTTTATGTACGTCGCCTGGCCACGCATTGTCCTGGGGCTGGCTCTGGGACTCTTTTTCGCTCCCGTGGCGACAGCGGCTTTCGCCAATATCCCCAAGGAAGAGATCGGTAACGCATCAGGAATCTTCAACCTTTTGCGCAATCTCGGCGGGAGCGTCGGTATCGCCTTTTGCACGACCATACATTCCCAGCGCGCACAATTACACCAAACTTTTCTCACTGAAAACATCACGCCATCGAATCCGGCCTACCAGCATTACTACCAGGAGATCCTCCAATGGCTCCAGATTCACAAACCCGCTCTGGCCAACTCGGAAGGCGTCTTATCCATCATCTATCAGGAGGTTTTGAGGCAGGCCAACATGCTGGCTTTCAACGACACCTTTTGGCTGTTGGGTTGGCTTACCGCCTGCCTGGTGCCCACCGTATTGCTGTTGCAGGC